A genome region from Arachis duranensis cultivar V14167 chromosome 6, aradu.V14167.gnm2.J7QH, whole genome shotgun sequence includes the following:
- the LOC107495827 gene encoding uncharacterized protein LOC107495827, producing the protein MKEEEVNRCQIQEWYPKFKSVSIKTIIHKLPESFIQYLLDDSGTFLLPASVLDEDALPNRIHNSDDEDFQVSEGTADEAEEPSPPPSFPELELKIKESIESLGGAVFPKLNWSAPKDSAWISTCGSLRCTSFSEIALLFRASDSLVHDLCHAYDSCQDKSLSRPQEFFLALRKWYPSLQPDMEFRCFVRDQKLLGISQREVTTFYPPLLEKKSSLQLLIQEFFNSYVKERFESENYSFDVYITRDERVKIMDFNPWGAFTLPLLFTWDELEHIHNEGGDAEFRIIEDHCGVRPGLKTAVPYDYLDTAPGSGWDQFLRNAHEELHRQTMSTDAGA; encoded by the coding sequence ATGAAAGAGGAAGAGGTCAATCGATGCCAAATTCAAGAATGGTACCCGAAGTTCAAATCTGTATCTATCAAGACCATAATTCATAAACTCCCTGAATCTTTTATTCAGTACCTTCTTGATGACTCTGGGACATTTTTGTTGCCTGCTTCTGTGTTGGATGAAGATGCCTTGCCGAATAGAATTCATAATTCGGATGATGAAGATTTTCAGGTGTCAGAAGGAACTGCTGATGAAGCAGAAGAACCTTCTCCACCGCCTTCATTTCCAGAACTTGAGTTGAAAATTAAGGAATCCATCGAGTCCCTTGGGGGTGCAGTCTTCCCCAAGTTGAATTGGAGTGCCCCAAAAGATTCGGCTTGGATAAGTACTTGTGGCAGCCTTCGTTGCACCTCTTTCAGTGAGATTGCGCTCTTGTTCCGCGCATCTGACTCATTGGTGCATGATTTGTGCCACGCTTATGACTCTTGCCAAGATAAATCTTTGTCCAGACCTCAAGAGTTTTTTCTTGCCCTTCGAAAATGGTATCCATCCCTTCAACCTGACATGGAGTTCCGTTGCTTTGTGCGAGATCAGAAATTACTTGGAATTTCTCAGCGAGAAGTTACTACCTTTTATCCTCCTTTGCTTGAAAAGAAGAGCAGCCTCCAATTGCTGATACAGGAATTTTTCAACAGTTATGTTAAAGAGAGATTTGAGTCTGAAAACTACTCATTTGATGTTTATATTACAAGGGACGAGAGAGTTAAGATCATGGACTTCAACCCTTGGGGTGCCTTTACATTGCCATTGTTGTTTACGTGGGATGAATTAGAGCATATCCACAATGAAGGAGGTGATGCAGAGTTCAGAATCATTGAAGATCATTGTGGTGTTAGGCCAGGCTTGAAAACTGCTGTTCCATATGATTACTTGGATACTGCCCCAGGAAGTGGTTGGGATCAATTTCTGAGGAATGCACATGAGGAGTTACATCGACAAACCATGTCTACTGACGCAGGTGCATAA